Genomic segment of Neoarius graeffei isolate fNeoGra1 chromosome 7, fNeoGra1.pri, whole genome shotgun sequence:
agcccagctcgcgtagataggttgtggaaaatggGAGCAGAGCTGAAAGAGTTCtgcttcaagtcaagtcaaatttattgtcaaatatgctatacatgctcgacatacagcacagatgaaatttcagtcccccTGTCAGTTATTTGAATGGGGAACTCCTTGGCAGCAGTCAGCCAAAAACTGTCCAAAGGTAGATCAGCAAAGCTCAGCTTAGCAAAGCTCAGCTTAAAACCACGATTTTGTCTCAGTCCAGTTATTTCCTCCTGCTCCTGCACTGTTGGACAGCTTTTCCCCCACACACCAAGCATACTGGAGTCAGCTCGGTTGGTTCCCCAGTAAAAGTAAATCCAAAGGAAAGATAACTTTCATTGTATTGTCTTGAGCTCACCTTTTTTTTGACCACTACTCACACtcgggccttcatctgggtcagaattttcccCAGGACCCAGTTCGGATTGTGCactttttcaaatatttatccatcgctGTCACCCCTGAAGCATTACTAATTATAttatttgaatggcaacaggtagatgcACAggtaaagccttggtcacaaccggctgtacgtgctcctacggccggtctacgtgcaagaaacgcacggagggcgcgcgtgtgacgtgctgattttcgagccatagactggccgcagaggttctttgtcatgtcaaacaaactctacgggcgcttacatttttttcaggttgcaagacaaacttacggccaacgtgcgtctttctccacgaacaaaaaaaacgcagcgatttgggaaacgccaaaaatcgcacggccaaaaaattgcacgtccggttgtgacctaggctttaattagctacctgctaccatctagtggaagagtatttaattgttctgtctGTCACTGTATGTCGCTGGCATAGACAAACTCAGACAAATTAtttccaataaataaataattttcggaccaattaagtgaaattggataatttcccatagtacacctgatgatctatcatggcacactaatgtgccgcggcacagtggttgggaatcagTGTGTTAAAGTATAAACATGTTTGGATTATCCTCATTCACTTTTTCAAAGACTGACAGAAATTCAGTCACCTGTACTGACCCTGTGCGTGCATTTCCTTTCAGGATGGACGTTCTCAGGAAGCTGACGAGCTGCAGATGCAGGACCACGCCCGTCCTCTCTCCTCATCCTCACAACAGAGAGAGTGACGTAGAAAGAAAGTACACGTCATCCCATACAACCATAAATATTGTTTATGTATAAACATAGTGCATAAAGTCGAGCTCGAACCTTAATCGTCTCCTGAGCAATGTTCTCCAGACTGTTCCTCATACGGAACCGGTTCGTAATCCAATCTCCAGACTGTTCTCTTCCAGCTACGTCATGTCGACTTTCCTGTTCGTGAAGTTTATTCGCCTGTGAATGTCTTTGACCCGTGACGAGAGAACAGACACGAACGCGACGCTGTGAGCCGATACGCTGCGCCATGAGGTCAGCGTCTCTGACACAGGAGACAAACGACTATCACAGCTCCTGTAACTATTCACTCTTGGTTACGAAATATGAGGTAAAAATGCTGATCAGAAGAACGTGTgctccaaaagtattggcaccccgtCAGGAAATAATTGCTGCCAAATTACTTACCTTTTCTCTGATACAACCATTCATAAAAGGTTTCTCTCACAAACCTGGCAAAATTACTAAGGGGTATCCAATTAGAATACTCaactccaaaattattggcaccctttaagAGAACGCACAAAAATAACTCCTCttgttatctctagtcgctttatcctgttctacagggtcgcaggcgagctggagcctatcccagctgactacgggcgaaaggcggggtacaccctggacaagtcgccaggtcatcacagggctgacacatagacacagacaaccattcacactcacattcacacctacggtcaatttagtgtcaccagttaaccgcaGTTAACTGcataaaccggagcacccggaggaaacccacgcggacacggggagaacatgcaaactccacacagaagggccctcgcccacAAAAATAACTGTCAGTGAAAATAGGTTTTCTTAACAAAACAGGAACttacttttcaaaattaaaagtaTTTTCTCTCAAAAATGGGGCAAAATTCGTGACACTCCAAAATACATCCAAAAAAATTCTTTGCataaacaaatatttttttaaaaggaaggcTCTTGGGTGCCGAGTTAATTTTATTTGtccatgtgtttaaaaaaaaaaattgttgaaaAGAAAAGTATGGTTGTTGATTAGAAGAGTTAACTCACATTATTAGCACCCTGTAAAAGAAAGGCCAAAATAACCTCAAAGTTATTTTGAAATAAAtccaacatttttttaaatgctgaACTGGCTCGAGAAATGTGTTGCTGTTGATCAAATATGAAGTTTGCAAAAAACAGCCATTTTATCACCAAGATTTCAACACTGATGATTGTTCAACTGCAAAACCATGGATATAAAAAAAGTTCATTATTCATTAAACATGGACATGTTAATAGATATATAAACACAATCATGGCCATAAAAGATGCTGACTTTAACCTACTACAGTTCATCATACCAAGTTGGTCGCCCTTCATTCACCCCGAATTGCAAACTGCACTGACTTTCAGCCTGATGCTCACTGTGTTATTGCGCTGTTTGTGCTAGATTCATGATGAATCAGTAGAAATGTTCAGGTGACAGAGATCCTGTCGACGTGGAGTCTGGAGGAGGGCGAGTTAGAGCTTTTAGTCTTCATGAAAATTCTTCTGAATCTGCTTCATCCTGAACCTGGAACAGAATCACTGTGAAAATCTACAGCGTGAAACAGAAACACTCACATGAGCTGAGTTTAATCTTTTACGTTCCACAGCGTCGTCTTCTATAACTGCAGCGAGCGTGATATTAAAGCTCCATCGctctgagtgagtgagaatgagtcaaGACACACTAACAGCTCCTGGGAGGAGTTTAAGGGGTTAACGTGAACTTGTGCGGACAGATTTTCATGGGATTCCCAAACTAATTTAGAAAAATTGGGATTGTATTTTCTTGCACTTGGAGATaaatgtgaaaatttgatgatgatgtATTTCATGTGTATTAATATTCACGTCCTATAGCATTAACAATAAACCAGCAAAAACTCAACAGAAATCCGGTTCAGTTTGTTTTAAGGTGTGAATAATACGTCATTCCTAACACGGAAAGTAGTTCAGTGAATTGTTCCAAtgaagaataattttttttttttaaattacacattTATAGTACACTATCGACGGTAATTTATTTGAAAGTCTTACACAAAGAATGGATCAGAGCTGTTGATCAGTGCAGCACAGTCAGAGTTTGCaattctcagttctgattggttTCCAGAGGGAAAAAGTTTGGCTGGTGAGAGAATGACtgtcattctttaattaattcattaatcagTGGTATTTCCtggggtataagaggaataaaacatgacatgcTGTTGTAGGAACGTAATCAACTTCAGTGCAGCATGGTAACAGTAACTGCACTTCATCGCACCACCCTGTCGTTTAATTACTGTACGATCGCAGTTTGTTTTATTCTTTATGGATTGCATTCTAGCTGTGTGTTTACATTTGGGTCGTTTCAGGAATAACGGTGTTTCCTGTACCATTATACTGGGGGGGTGAAAACTCATTACAGCAAGAAGAAATAAGCTCCTGGACTTTCTAATTAGAATTATAAATCAATTCGATCTATAAAATGGTTCATGTCTCATTTTCATCTCTGAATCACTCCACTATAACACATTCATTCGTGAaagtagttttatttatttattttttaattgaaaTAGATTTATTTAGAGAAGAACAAATTggggtgtgtaggaactttctcgCTGTAATCcaagacttcctgattaactggggtataaatatgaggtgacagaggtcaaattcccttagtcatccatcaacatgggaacgaTAAGagaacctgaaaatgtccatttctttttttttttaaattaagtttTCTCTGCTTGGGGGTAACACACTATATATACAGATTTCTTCAGTTAAGTCTTTggtcaatcaaagaaaaaaaaaaaggttagatAAGAAACCAATGCAAAACAAGGAGTGGGAAAGAAGGGGGCTTTGTTTACTGGGAAACTTTTTCTTTGATGGCATTCTAATATCCTTTGAACAGCTGAGAATGAAGTATGCACTAACAAATAAAGATTTCTGGTTATATCTTCAGATTAGATCACAACTTACAAAAATCTTTGGACAACATGGAGAACCCCCAAAAATATCCAATATAGAAAAACACCTAATGGACATAATGAAAAGGGGCACACACCTGATTAGTAAAATTTATAAGATGATAAACAACTCTGAAACCTCTGCTATTGTAACATTGGAAAAGATTTGGGAGAAAGACTTACAGATAAACATAGAACCAGACAGTTGGAAATCTATCTGGCAGAAAATGCACAACATATAAAATTCTGCACGTAATAAAACTATAAACTATAAGTTCATTAACAGAATATATTACACTCCCAAAAAACTTGCTCTCATGGGCCCACAAAATAAAGATATATGTTGGCATTGCAATATTGGTAAAGGAACTTACTTCCACATGATATGGGAATGCTGGGGAAAAGTTATATTCAAAAATTACTAATGAGAAGATTAACATAGACCCCATGCTATGCATTTTTAACTACATGGACAATATGCAATGGCCACCCTTTAAGAAGAAAGCAATATCCATAGGATTAATGAGTGCAAAGAAAGTAATAGCAGTAAACTGGAAGAACACAGCCAACATCAATGCGAGAACATGGTTACAAGTTTTTGAGTCAATCTTGAGTCTAGAGCAAATTTCAAACTCCATATACACTGGCACCCCCaacgtttggaaaaaaaaattaaacagcaTATTTATGGTAATTTTGTCTGTTCATAGTTAATGCATGAGATAATGGGATAATGCTGACAGAACTTTGTCTAATAAACAGTATTACTGGAGGAATACCCTCATATTCCATACTATAGTAGGGGTTGCATATGCGGATGTACgttttgtgtgttgtgtgtatctAAGAGGTCCTTGAAAGGTGGTATGTGTATGAATCTGTGCAGCTAAATTATGGAGAAATTGTATGTTTTGTTTAAGTAATTATGCTGATGGATTATTTGGACATTTGTAAGTTCACCCATTCGTATTGTATGGTGATATATGTGTGGACTGTTGATGCATGTATAGGTATCGCTTAGATACCACCAGAAATGGGACTGAGAGCTACAAAGTAGTTTTATTTTGAAATAATTTCTTGTCTTTGGAACTCAGCAGGGACAGCGTGTTGAAAGTAGAAAGGTGAATGAATTACAACTTACAGAATCGAGCGATAAGGTACGAGAGGCTGCGGTACAGATGGGTGGCAAATTAAAACCAAAATGAAGTGTCTTCATCGTGAGGCCGCCATGAGTCTCCAGAATATCTTCAGTGCTCCTTGCCAAGTCTGTAGAACTGTACTGGAGGGATAAACTGTCCTCCACGTTATTCCCTCATTTATATACAACCTTTATTTAATCAGGTCGTTTAACTGAGATGAAGATTTCTTTTGCAAGAGAGACCCGAGTCCAGCAGATAGACCTCAGGGAGGGGGGGATCGGAAAAACTTAAGCCCTTTTGAGGATTTGTTTCTGGACTTTGTCCTCTGCCCGAATAGAACACGACCAGCTCTCCTGCTGAAACTGCGTTCCCTGAGTACATGGGATCGGTGACTTTGATCCaacttggatttaaaaaaaaaaaacagctctacTGTAAAACTTGTTCGCATTATTGTTCTTTAATGTAAAGACTTAAATATGAttcctttaactgtttgttcaggtccaaatgctctgtaataggagccgTTGGGAGGGAGGGGTCCTGCTGCAGGTCATTATCCTCATCCAGCGctcaccacaaaaaaaaaaaaaagttaatttcaggGAAACAGTTCTCATTAACTTCGTCCTTCAGATCAGCCTTTTATTCATTTTGTTCCATGAACTTTACCAGAAAAGGTGTGTAATTGTGCTCAAAGTGAAAAACATCCTGTGATTCTATCATTCTGCTGAAAAACCAGTCACAGCGAGTCTTTAGGGGGGAATAAAAAGCATCCAGCTGGGAATCAATTTAAAAGCTGGATCTTGTTACAGAAAAAATGCCAACATAAAAGATCACCTCTTTGGTTCGATCAtccaggttttgtgtgtgtgtgggggggttctgGATGCAGAGACGGTACATCTAATCACACCACTGTGTTCTGAAATAAACATCAGTGCAGTTTGGACTTGTGTTCAGAGCAGGATCACAGGGATCCTTTTTGATGAAAGCCGTAACCCTGTTCAACAAACCTTCTGAAAACCATCGGGCATAAAACCGTCTCTGACTGAGCTATTTTCAATTTCGCAATTTAAAAGAAAAGTGAATATTATCGTTATCAATGGTCGATGTCGAGGAGTAAATCTGGGTCACTGATCTGAGTGTTTTCAGCTTGAACAGATTTCTCCACTCGAATGGAGTTCTCCTGGACATCAACAGCCATCTGTGGAAGGCCGTTATAATATTGTACACAGACGGGCATAATTTGTTCAACTAGGATATGATCACAGTTCGTCCTCAGGATGTCCTGATGACTCATTGTTGTTACAAGAAGTCCTTCATGGACAGTTTCCAGGCAGGAGAAGTTACAGTATATTGAACAGTCATCTATACACACAGCAAGCGAACAGTAGTTTGGCTGAATCTCACAACATACACTGAGGTCATCTTGATTGCAGGAAAGACAAAGACCAAGAGTCCGTGCTGGAATGAGTGATGAAGGTGCAGCTTCTGTGTTAgatacgtacaaccccgattccaaaaaagttgggacaaagtacaaattgtaaataaaaacggaatgcaataatttacaaatctcaaaaactgatattgtattcacaattgaacatagacaacatatcaaatgtcgaaagtgagacattttgaaatttcatgacagcaacacatctcagaaaagttgggacggggcaataagaggctggaaaagttaaaggtacaaaaaaggaacagctggaggaccaaattgcaactcattaggtcaactggcaataggtcattaacatgaccgggtataaaaagagcatcttggaatggcagcggctctcagaagtaaagatgggaagaggatcagcaatccccctaattctgcgccgacaaatagtggagcaatatcagaaaggagttcgacagtgtaaaattacaaagagtttgaacatatcatcatctacagtgcatatcatcatcaaaagattcagagaatctggaagaatctctgtgcgtaagggtcaaggccggaaaaccatactgggtgcccgtgatcttcgggcccttagacggcactgcatcacatacaggcatgcttctgtattagaaatcacaaaatgggctcaggaatatttccagagaacattatctgtgaacacaattcaccgtgccatccgccgttgccagctaaaactctgcagttcaaagaagaagccgtatctaaacacgatccagaagcgcagacgtcttctctgggccaaggctcatttaaaatggactgtggcaaagtggaaaactgttctgtggtcagacgaatcaaaatttgaagttctttatggaaatcagggacgccgtgtcattcggactaaagaggagaaggacgacccgagttgttatcagtgctcagttcagaagcctgcatctctgatggtatggggttgcattagtgcgtgtggcatgggcagcttacacatctggaaagacaccatcaatgctgaaaggtatatccaggttctagagcaacatatgctcccatccagacaacgtctctttcagggaagaccttgcattttccaacatgacaatgccaaaccacatactgcatcaattacagcatcatggctgcgtagaagaagggtccgggtactgaactggccagcctgcagtccagatctttcacccatagaaaacatttggtgcatcataaaacggaaaatacgacaaaaaagacctaagacagttgagcaactagaatcctacattagacaagaacgggttaacattcctatccctaaacttgagcaacttgtctcctcagtccccagacatttacagactgttgtaaagagaaaaggggatgtctcacagtgggaaacatggccttgtcccaacttttttgagatgtgttgttgtcatgaaatttaaaatcacctaatttttctctttaaatgatacattttctcagtttaaacgtttgatatgtcatctatgttctattctgaataaaatatggaattttgaaacttccacatcattgcattccgtttttatttacaatttgtactttgtcccaacttttttggaatcggggttgtatctaaaTTAAAGGATCTTGGTCAAGTTTGGCAATCCCACTGAGTCATAGTGAGGCAAACGATGATGACAACACACCACACGGTAATGCCAGGTTAAAAGGAGTATCGATCCAGAAACGCGTCCTACACAGAGGACTGATGTTCACCAGGACAGAAAGATCATTCCGGTCTGGATTCATGGCGTGGTGTGGACTCCAACACTGTCGGCCTCTGAGACGGAGCTCAACACACACAGGGTCACACCAGCTGTAGTGAGCACCATCCCCAACACCGCACCTAAGAGACGGAGGGGGAGGAGGAATGTTGAAATCGTGGTAACTACCAAGCACTAGGCAAAGATGGAGTCCTCAGACACGCAACACCCAATATGAAAGAAATCAAACGTTTTGAAACATTATGAGCTCCACTTCCAATTTCAGGGCGAGTGGAGAAAGCAGGAGCGATTCGGTTATCAAGTGCGTGTTAATACGTGACTGAAAAAAACTTTGAAATGTTACTGAATTTAGATTTCTCCGCTCTGGCAACACATCATGGAGTCGTCATGTGAACTGAATCAGAAACGAATCATGATACTGAGATGGGTAATAATACAAAAAATTCAACAATCAGACCCACTTTTTCCTCCAAGTTTCTCCCCGAGCAGCTTCCCGGTGAACATCGTGAACACGAGGCTGAGCGAGTTGACCATCGGCACGGCCACGGACAAATCTGCAACATCCAACACTGTGGGACTCGAACAAAGTCTCTTTGACATCACACACAAGAACTGATTCACATGTTCAGAATGAGTCATGATCAGAAATCTAACTTTTAAACTCTGGCCACATTTCAAGGAGGACCATGTGGATCCGTCTCTTACGCCTGGACATCATGATGTTTCTGAGCTTGAAAAAATACAATGTGTAAATCACCTGTTGTCGCGAGGGTGAGGTAGAAGACCACGGAGCCGCTCTGGTTCAGCAGAAATGGCACCAGATACTGCACAAAGAACAGTCGCGACATGCTATTCAGTCCAAACGTTGCGTGATCATATGCTAGAACTCTTGATATGAGTATGTAGAGATTAGATTAAAAATGAATTACTACTGTATCATCCACATGTATGAGGAGGAAGAAAAGGAAGTTCTTCCCAAATATTTGAAACTGAACTGCTGAATCCCTGGACTCTAGAAAGCATGAAGTCAATTCTATCCCTATGGCTCCTGATATAAGGACATCATATGAAATGTTCTaccttgacgttgaggaacaaaaaCCTGATTTCAGCCAGGAACTGGGAGATCTTGTCTCCTTTCCGAACGCTCTCGATGCCCTCGGTTCCTTTCCTGAGGAAGGGGTTGGTGGCTCCCCATAACGCAGAGACCAGGAGGAGACACAGTACTTCCACTacacagaaaaacaaaaaacaactcaTCACTCATGAGCTGAAATCACAACGTCTTTCCTCACAGTCAGGTTTCATCTCAAAGAACCAGAACAGCTCTTTCTGTTTCGGAGTATGGTGTGAAGGAGAAAACGGTCCGGTTGAatgattcctttttttttttttaactttaatttttattggattttttcatccaaatacaataatacacaaaaaacaaacaacaaagaaaaaaaaaaccttccattAACAGCTTATAGGTCCTCCCATTCAGTCACAATGCAACAATTCTGTCTTGTTCAGTTGTCATGACTATAATTTCTAGTGGTATCATCCTTACTCCTTCTGTAATAATTCCATTTCTCCCATTTCCTTTCAAACTGTTCCTCCCTCATTCTCAAGGTATGTGTGAACCTCTCCATATCATAAATCTCCTCCACAATGCTCAGCCACTGATCTCTAGTTGGGGGGTCAACCTTATACCAGGCCCTTGTAATTGCCTTCCTGCTAGCCACCAATAATACTTTcaccaggtatttatcttctccttGTACCTCCTCTTGTGGGATGTTCCCCAGATATAATACCAAACAAGTCTTAGGTATCTCATATCCCAGAATCTCCCTCCCAGTATCCCTCCATCTTTTGACATTTCCAAAATACATGTGTATGGTCTGCCTCCGCTTGACCACACAACCTCCAACATGATTTCTGATCTGGTGTGTATCTCCCCTTAATCTTTGGTGTTATGAAAAACCTTATAATGTTCTTCCACCCAAATTCTCACCATACCCTGGAGCTAGTGGCTGAGTGTTGAACCTTGCACACTTTATACCAGTCATCTTTCCATTTTATCcagtcattcagtctgttctttgctcttccatcactgtttggtttggatcggtcaccaaacaggagaagaacagactgcaacagacaataaggtctgcagagaaaattattggtgtcaacctgccctccatccaagacttatacttgtccagagtcaggaaacgggcaggtaacatctctgcggacccatcacaccctggtcacaatctgtttaatcttctcccctcagggaggcgatatagatcactgtatgctaaaacaaccagacacaagaatagttttttcccctcaggctgtctctgtgaagaacagctaaaatccacattcatatatcagtaatatcacttgcaaaatatctgcacacttatactgtcattctgtgctcactgtgacttatatgtgcgtgtgtgtatatatatatatatatatatatatatatatatatatatatatatatatatgcagagcctaatctagggttcgtaatacgcgataatacgcgtttttttatctgtctgtcgcacatccacttttcgggcgcgagagtgatatcgcgtatctattcattttgtcgcgcatttataagtagagagtgtgtagtcgcgttttactgaatcttgtgcgtatcaatttgtcagcacccgctagcaagcactgcggtaaatatagcgttgtttacacaccaatcggaaaatatcagaaaggaccgaagtattccgaatggtttatttagcgggtaaaacagttttgtgaactattatatccaATCGCTGGCGTCGTCttgcggtgacgtcgacaaactaccttctgccttacttccgtgtatacgttcaagagaagcagcatgcgcgtagtgttgccagattgggcggttttaagtgcattttggcgggttttgaacatatttaggctggaaaacgtcagcagtatctggcaacattgcatgatgtgcaagtcagtgtttatgtaggcttaaattctgttactgaaagtgtgttatgtttacagtgaaggactgtgtgcactttattttttttacttaatacaagaaattaatgggtgccaacatttttgccaaaatggtattttattttccattgtttaggcagcttcagcatcatactgtgagattctgttcaaattgtttttttttcttctatgaagcctgagccatttattttattagtttataattattgtttaatttagtcttcaggagagactgcctgcacacagtactagtattaataggtttttttcttacatgaaagctgaggcatttatattatattttaaggtaacttcatgttgtgctgtgaggttctgtgcactttagcttttgaaccaacaggtgcatttggataagtaaagcctatttttctgcatttttgtagtcctggtaatcttacacattctacataattgctagttgtttgtttttttgagtaatttgtttaatttttcttgttgaaagttcaatttagtattatgttaatgatattctaaaagtaaagattaataaaactgttctgtttatagatgtactcttgaaaatatctaccaatgtattacttatttttctgtccccactaactggaacaaatgagggatattttta
This window contains:
- the tmem234 gene encoding transmembrane protein 234 produces the protein MVSVVEVLCLLLVSALWGATNPFLRKGTEGIESVRKGDKISQFLAEIRFLFLNVKYLVPFLLNQSGSVVFYLTLATTDLSVAVPMVNSLSLVFTMFTGKLLGEKLGGKSAVLGMVLTTAGVTLCVLSSVSEADSVGVHTTP